Within Oscillatoria salina IIICB1, the genomic segment CGCTGATTAAAAAAAAGTAGTCGGGTGCGTCGATCGCGCACCCGATAAATTTGATATTACTTCATTAGCACGGAGAGGGAGGGATTCGAACCCTCGTTAGAGTTGCCCCTAAACAGCATTTCCAGTGCTGCGCCTTCAACCACTCGGCCACCTCTCCAAAAGGCGGGTCAGTTATCTATGATAACAAGCAATTTGCCATTTTGGTAATATTTGGGGGAAATTTAAAACAAATGGCGCTCGCTAACTGCATTACAATATGGTCATGAAACGTTTTTATCGCATTCAAATTCACGATCGCAACACGGGAGCTTTCTACAACCTACAAGTTCCCGAAGATGAATATATCCTCGCTAGTGCCGAAGCTCAGGGAATACAACTACCTTTTTCTTGTCGTAACGGAGCTTGTACTACTTGTGCTGTGAGAGTCAACTCAGGTGAAATCTATCAACCAGAAGCAATGGGACTCTCGCCAAATTTACGGGAGAGAGGATACGCTCTTTTGTGTGTGAGTTATCCCCGCTCCGACTTGGAAGTGGAGACACAAGATGAAGATGAAGTTTACGAACTTCAATTTGGTCGTTACTTTGGTAAGGGGAAAGTCCGTTTTGGACTACCTTTGGACGAAGATTAGCCGAAAACTAATTTTTGGGTGCTTGCTACTGTTAGCAGCTTGCCAAACTCTCCCCTCGGAAACAACTCCCACGGGATTAACGGCTCAAGTCCAACGGGTAGTGAGCGGACAAACCCTGGAAGTCGTGGTAACATCCCAACAACCAGCCTTAATCGAGCGAGTCCGACTAATTGGGATTAAAGCACCAGATTTAGCACAGGAACCTTGGGGAAGCGATGCCAAAAAACAGCTAGAAAGCTTAGTCAGCGAAGATAGGGACACAGCAAACCCCAACTTAGGATCTATAATCGTCGAGTCAGATGTTCAAGAAAAAGACCGTTTTGACCGTCGTTTAGCATATGTTTGGCACCAGGGAAAACTACTGAATGAAGAATTAGTTAAACAAGGTTACGCGATCGCCATTCCCTCATCGCCAAACATTAAATACAGCGAACGCTTGCGTCGCGCCCAAGAATATGCTCGCATCATGGGTTTAGGAATTTGGAACCCCGAACAACCTTTGCGATCGCTAGCATCAGAGTAATCGATCTGCTCGAAATTTATGTTAGAACCTTCAGCCAAACAACTACAAATTTTTCTGGACATTGCTAGTGAAGCTGTCCTCTCTGCTGGCGCGATTTTACAAGACTACTGGGGTAACGTCCAGGCGATCGAAGAAAAAGGACGTTCCGGAGATTTAGTTACCGAAGCAGATAAAAAAGCTGAAGCTGTCTTAATTCATGTTCTTCAAACTCACTTCAGCGAACACGGGATTTTAGCCGAAGAATCTGGGAAATTAGGAGATACTCAAAGTCCTTATTTGTGGGCTATCGATCCTCTTGATGGTACGACTAACTTCGCTCACGCTTATCCTTTATCCACAGTTTCCGTAGGTTTACTAATTGAAAAAGTACCCGTAGTTGGTGTAGTCTACGATCCCTTTCGGAATGAGTTATTTCGCGCCGCTAAAGGATTAGGCGCAACTTGTAACCGTCGCCCGATTCAAGTTTCTCAAACTAGCGAACTCAGTAAAAGTTTATTGGTAACAGGTTTTGCATACGACAGACGCGAAACCACCGATAATAATTATGCTGAGTTTTGTTATCTTACTCACCTCACTCAAGGAGTTCGCCGCAGTGGTTCGGCAGCACTAGATTTAGTTAATGTCGCTTGCGGGCGTTTAGATGGCTACTGGGAAAGGGGAATCAAACCTTGGGATATGGCGGCAGGTATCGTCTTAGTTGAGGAGGCTGGAGGCAAAGTTAGCGCTTATGATGGCAGTTCCTTTATCTTAGAATCTGGGAGAATTTTGGCAACTAACGGCAAGCTTCATAACTCTCTGAGCGAAGCTTTGCAGAAAACTCCCTCTTTGGCCTCCTGGGACAAAGAAATTAGCTAAACTACTTCTAGAGAAAAATTAAAATTTGGGCGTAAAACCAGGAAGCCAGTTTGTAGTTATTCAATAAAACCTTACTTCCGTACACAGAAATTATCCAATCCTATGTCTTTTAATATTGAACGCGGACTTTTTAAATTTGAGATCGCTGACTACCACGCCGTATTAGGTATTCCGCTAAATGCCGATCCGAAAGTGGTACGGAAACAATATCTCAAAATAGCTCGTAGCTTGCATCCAGATAGTTTTAAGGGTGAAGATCGAGGACATAAACGTCAAGCGAGTGAAATGTTATCTAAATTGGTCAATCCCGCATACGAACAATTATCTAAAGATAAATCTCGGGCAGAATATCAGTTGGTACTTGCTCAAATGGGTCAGCGTCTTGCTCGTGAAGGTGGAAAACCATCGGTGATTGGAAAATCGGCTCAAGAGTTATTGCAAGCAGGTGCTAATGTAGACCTAGCTTACAGCAAATTACTACAAAAACTTGCAACAGAGCAGTATAAATATATAGACCAAGTTCTAGATACAGTTGCGGAAATTAGCGAACTGAACCTGGTTTATTTAATGCGCAAACAAGGTCAAGGAATTAAGCAACCAGTTAAAGTTCAAGCTAATGAAGATCGAGATAGCAAGAAGGTCGTAGAGAAGGAAGAAAAACCACTCAAACCTAAATCCCAAGCAGAACCTTATCTCAACCGCGCTCAAGAGTATATGGGTAAAAACAATTATTCCCAAGCAATTTTAGAATTGCGCGATGCTCTGAAATTAGAACCAAATAATGCTATTGGTCATGCTTTGCTTGGTACAGCTTATTTGAAGCAAAAACAAGGAACGATGGCGAAGGTTCACATCAACAAAGCTTATCAATTAAGCCCCCAAGAACCAATAGTAATACAAGCTAAACAAGCACTAGATAAAGTGAGTAAAGGAACAAATGGCACTAAGAGCGATCGCTCGAAAGCTTCAGCCAAGTCTAATAATAGCGGTATGTTTGGTGGTTTGTTTGGCAAAAAATGATCTGGTCAATTCTTGACTCTTGGTGTACCTCAGAGGCGATATAGTGAAACAAGTTAGGGAGAAAACTAATTCAGTTGTTGTCTGTTAGTTCGCTCCACGCTAAACTTTCCTAGGCAAATAACTAAGTTCACCAACATTGTCACCGATGATCCATCAACCACCA encodes:
- a CDS encoding thermonuclease family protein, translating into MDYLWTKISRKLIFGCLLLLAACQTLPSETTPTGLTAQVQRVVSGQTLEVVVTSQQPALIERVRLIGIKAPDLAQEPWGSDAKKQLESLVSEDRDTANPNLGSIIVESDVQEKDRFDRRLAYVWHQGKLLNEELVKQGYAIAIPSSPNIKYSERLRRAQEYARIMGLGIWNPEQPLRSLASE
- a CDS encoding inositol monophosphatase family protein, translating into MLEPSAKQLQIFLDIASEAVLSAGAILQDYWGNVQAIEEKGRSGDLVTEADKKAEAVLIHVLQTHFSEHGILAEESGKLGDTQSPYLWAIDPLDGTTNFAHAYPLSTVSVGLLIEKVPVVGVVYDPFRNELFRAAKGLGATCNRRPIQVSQTSELSKSLLVTGFAYDRRETTDNNYAEFCYLTHLTQGVRRSGSAALDLVNVACGRLDGYWERGIKPWDMAAGIVLVEEAGGKVSAYDGSSFILESGRILATNGKLHNSLSEALQKTPSLASWDKEIS
- a CDS encoding 2Fe-2S iron-sulfur cluster-binding protein, with translation MKRFYRIQIHDRNTGAFYNLQVPEDEYILASAEAQGIQLPFSCRNGACTTCAVRVNSGEIYQPEAMGLSPNLRERGYALLCVSYPRSDLEVETQDEDEVYELQFGRYFGKGKVRFGLPLDED
- a CDS encoding J domain-containing protein, which encodes MSFNIERGLFKFEIADYHAVLGIPLNADPKVVRKQYLKIARSLHPDSFKGEDRGHKRQASEMLSKLVNPAYEQLSKDKSRAEYQLVLAQMGQRLAREGGKPSVIGKSAQELLQAGANVDLAYSKLLQKLATEQYKYIDQVLDTVAEISELNLVYLMRKQGQGIKQPVKVQANEDRDSKKVVEKEEKPLKPKSQAEPYLNRAQEYMGKNNYSQAILELRDALKLEPNNAIGHALLGTAYLKQKQGTMAKVHINKAYQLSPQEPIVIQAKQALDKVSKGTNGTKSDRSKASAKSNNSGMFGGLFGKK